A genome region from Tursiops truncatus isolate mTurTru1 chromosome 15, mTurTru1.mat.Y, whole genome shotgun sequence includes the following:
- the LOC141276604 gene encoding LOW QUALITY PROTEIN: guanine nucleotide-binding protein G(s) subunit alpha isoforms XLas-like (The sequence of the model RefSeq protein was modified relative to this genomic sequence to represent the inferred CDS: inserted 2 bases in 1 codon; deleted 4 bases in 2 codons), whose protein sequence is MGVRNCLDGNNMSGQRNIPLELGEQPEQPPLEAPGAAAPGAGPGAAEEMETPPPHSEPVPVEIEGEACGPPEVSRPKFQDLSQAIKEAGAHGGYSPPPEEAMPFEVEQSSLGRFWPTLEHPGDTTGAHAGLEAFSPPIVEPRAFGEARPSLGSYSPPPEEAMPFEFEQPAQGSCNQPLLQVSDLAPGGPGAGVFRAPPEEPQDLRPASARFRGGCSPPREEDVPFEFDGAGFGDDSPPPGLPRAIPQIDGLGGNEIAAVAAPSAVLLAPAANEPPLWVPGIIGSPSREAVRPSPHFAGNSPPMEISGPPREIGSAPVGVDDAPVNVDSPRVAPDGPPIEVSRAPVKREQAEGERPPVEGEAAEMEGGSADAAAERGKVPDPGDGAPAAGAAPDAPAAGAAPDAPAAGAAPAGPDTPAAGAAPAARAAPAARAAPVARAAPVARATPVPRAAPTAWATPASGARPKISFLRPPSPEIQAADPPTPQPPRAYAWRGRSERSCYRGGDNDDISVSSDSGDESDDGTFGCHRWFQSRRNRRRRKTRRNLLRNFLVQAFGGCFCRSESPQSRGSLSPKVKKVALEEKRRQTRKESVEMRAQKRTEKKRSKLIDKQLQNEKMGYMCTHRLLLLGNAADSARGEQGRPGAPGVGGRAARWGLGPGGGRTGSGQRREEPARKFQLGALTLPRERGGPRLDKPAPATVRRRRVVGWGTARKAGASGEPGTAGEGSGVAQAGLAGAVXVGWGHWSRCVPASPGTAAWSKTACCWCVLVSILCPPVHDTLKRSSIPAPGTPITRRLCTCTGERAVLCFAPLRGQKLSVFAHSGGTCALALCSGRRENAREGSGRRWRMSGRWRGGGRGPPPAGLRNLFSVCLSLFSPFALSVSSLLIRSPNPPAFTVEKPDTQVSGASGAARRNSVFCTHSAHLAGDGGRRGRNPPTHLTRCRRVPYPKPHGAGSGGEGLGRIQ, encoded by the exons ATGGGCGTGCGCAACTGCCTCGACGGCAATAATATGTCAGGACAACGCAATATCCCCCTTGAACTCGGCGAACAGCCCGAGCAACCACCTTTGGAGGCCCCAGGGGCAGCTGCCCCCGGTGCTGGGCCTGGCGCAGCCGAAGAGATGGAGACCCCACCGCCTCACAGCGAGCCCGTCCCCGTCGAGATTGAAGGCGAGGCCTGTGGACCCCCAGAAGTCTCCAGGCCCAAGTTCCAGGACCTCAGCCAGGCCATTAAGGAAGCCGGAGCCCATGGAGGCTACAGCCCACCTCCTGAAGAAGCCATGCCCTTCGAGGTCGAGCAGTCCAGCTTGGGACGCTTCTGGCCTACCCTGGAGCACCCTGGAGACACCACTGGGGCCCATGCAGGCCTTGAAGCCTTCAGCCCACCGATCGTGGAGCCCAGAGCCTTCGGTGAGGCCAGGCCAAGCCTGGGAAGCTACAGCCCTCCCCCCGAAGAAGCTATGCCCTTTGAGTTTGAGCAGCCTGCGCAGGGAAGCTGCAACCAACCTCTCTTGCAGGTCTCAGACCTCGCTCCAGGAGGCCCAGGTGCGGGGGTCTTTAGGGCTCCTCCCGAGGAGCCCCAAGATCTCAGACCTGCAAGCGCACGCTTCAGAGGAGGATGCAGCCCTCCCCGTGAGGAGGATGTGCCATTTGAGTTTGATGGAGCAGGCTTTGGGGACGACAGCCCACCCCCTGGGCTCCCCCGAGCTATCCCACAAATCGACGGCCTTGGCGGCAACGAGATCGCGGCAGTCGCGGCCCCGAGTGCGGTCCTCCTCGCTCCCGCCGCGAACGAGCCCCCCCTCTGGGTCCCAGGCATCATCGGCAGCCCATCTCGAGAGGCTGTCAGACCTTCTCCACACTTCGCGGGCAACAGCCCCCCGATGGAGATCTCCGGACCCCCGCGCGAGATTGGCAGCGCCCCCGTTGGGGTCGACGACGCTCCCGTCAACGTGGACAGCCCCCGAGTCGCGCCTGACGGCCCGCCCATCGAGGTCTCCCGAGCCCCAGTTAAGAGAGAgcaagcagagggagagagaccccCAGTTGAGGGAGAAGCAGCCGAGATGGAAGGAGGCTCAGCCGACGCTGCCGCGGAGAGAGGCAAAGTCCCTGATCCCGGAGACGGAGCCCCTGCCGCCGGAGCAGCCCCTGACGCGCCAGCCGCCGGGGCAGCCCCCGATGCTCCTGCCGCCGGGGCAGCCCCTGCCGGCCCTGACACGCCAGCCGCCGGGGCAGCCCCTGCCGCCCGGGCAGCCCCTGCTGCCCGGGCAGCTCCTGTCGCCCGGGCCGCCCCTGTCGCCCGGGCCACCCCTGTCCCCCGGGCCGCTCCGACCGCCTGGGCAACCCCAGCCTCTGGAGCCCGACCCAAGATCAGTTTCCTTAGACCCCCCAGCCCCGAGATCCAGGCTGCCGATCCGCCTACTCCGCAGCCTCCTCGCGCATATGCCTGGCGGGGCAGGTCTGAGCGCAGCTGCTACCGCGGCGGCGACAACGACGACATATCGGTCAGCAGCGACAGCGGAGACGAATCCGACGATGGGACCTTCGGATGCCACCGCTGGTTTCAGTCCAGGCGAAACCGCCGCCGCCGAAAGACCCGGCGCAACTTGCTCCGCAACTTCCTCGTTCAGGCCTTCGGAGGCTGCTTCTGCAGATCCGAGAGCCCCCAGTCCAGAGGCTCCCTCAGCCCCAAGGTCAAGAAGGTTGCCCTGGAGGAGAAGCGCAGACAGACCCGCAAGGAAAGCGTGGAGATGCGCGCCCAGAAGCGCACAGAGAAGAAACGCAGCAAACTCATCGACAAGCAGCTCCAGAACGAGAAGATGGGCTACATGTGTACGCACCGCCTGCTGCTTCTAGGTAATGCGGCGGACTCTGCCCGTGGGGAGCAGGGCCGCCCCGGGGCCCCGGGAGTGGGTGGCAGGGCTGCCCGGTGGGGCTTGGGGCCCGGCGGCGGGAGGACGGGGTCTGGGCAAAGGCGGGAAGAACCTGCCAGAAAGTTCCAGCTGGGGGCCCTAACTTTGCCCCGGGAGCGGGGGGGGCCTCGG CTGGACAAACCAGCGCCAGCGACCGTAAGACGTCGCCGAGTCGTGGGGTGGGGGACGGCAAGAAAGGCGGGGGCTTCAGGTGAGCCAGGAACTGCAGGGGAGGGCTCCGGGGTCGCTCAGGCTGGGCTGGCTGGGGCCGT GGTGGGTTGGGGTCATTGGAGCAGGTGCGTCCCCGCCTCGCCTGGCACGGCTGCTTGGAGTAAGACGGCTTGTTGTTGGTGTGTGTTGGTGTCCATATTGTGTCCGCCTGTGCATGATACGCTCAAGCGTTCTTCCATTCCCGCCCCTGGCACCCCC ATTACCCGCCGACTGTGTACTTGTACCGGGGAACGGGCTGTCTTGTGTTTTGCGCCATTGCGCGGGCAAAAACTTTCCGTGTTCGCACACTCGGGTGGTACCTGTGCGCTGGCGCTGTGCAGTGGGCGGCGCGAAAACGCCCGAGAAGGTAGCGGGAGACGCTGG AGGATGTCGGGCcgctggcggggcggggggagggggccgcCTCCGGCCGGCCTCCGTAACctgttttctgtctgtctttctctcttttctccctttgcgCTAAGCGTTTCCTCACTTCTCATTCGTTCGCCCAACCCTCCCGCCTTTACGGTTGAAAAACCAGACACTCAGGTATCTGGGGCGTCCGGGGCTGCGCGCAGAAATTCGGTATTCTGCACACACTCTGCTCACCTGGCGGGGgacggagggaggagggggagaaaccCCCCCACACACTTAACCCGCTGTAGGCGAGTCCCGTATCCCAAACCACACGGGGCTGGTTccgggggggaggggctggggag AATACAGTAG